A genome region from Corallococcus exiguus includes the following:
- a CDS encoding serine/threonine-protein kinase yields the protein MAGNGEEALYGEELRPGALVGEWVVDRVQVHGPVSALYRARHAQSGVPAALKVLHPQVAAAAVALRRFRREAATLQRLRHPHIVTVLGYGELSDGRPFIAMEWLEGQDLAAELATRGPLSPREVLEVMEQVGAALRVAHAAGVVHRDLKVQNVVRLAPGRGGPAVKLVDFGVAKGLVPGAPGSSSLTHTGVVLGTPLSMAPEQIRGEVPDARTDLYAAGVLLFQLLTGMPPFQGTTRHEVEQQHLHAPPPRPGEHAPVSAALDAVVLRCLRKAREERHPDVDALLEDLRGAVLGGAAPVAVPRAVGLYVEARLTGEPDPAAMEDLDAGLERASTLAREAGMEVRVMGGACLLAVASLPDDVRRERELRARVLDVGLALTGKGTSTARLHVTVHVDRLTSREEAHGWTEASASAWDAAGGEGGLLHLPGWVRDDGAAATPIVTGPALRGLEADFVVSPVPDAPERWRLSSRR from the coding sequence ATGGCGGGCAATGGCGAGGAGGCCCTCTACGGCGAGGAGCTTCGGCCCGGAGCGCTCGTGGGCGAGTGGGTCGTGGACCGCGTCCAGGTCCACGGCCCCGTGTCCGCGCTGTACCGGGCGCGGCACGCGCAATCCGGCGTGCCCGCGGCGCTGAAGGTGCTGCACCCGCAAGTGGCCGCGGCGGCGGTGGCGCTGCGGCGCTTCCGGCGTGAAGCCGCCACGCTGCAGCGGCTGCGCCATCCGCACATCGTCACGGTGCTGGGGTACGGCGAGCTGTCGGACGGCCGGCCCTTCATCGCCATGGAGTGGTTGGAGGGGCAGGACCTGGCGGCGGAGCTGGCCACGCGCGGGCCCCTGTCCCCGCGCGAGGTGTTGGAGGTGATGGAGCAGGTGGGCGCGGCGCTGCGGGTGGCGCACGCGGCGGGCGTGGTGCACCGCGACCTGAAGGTGCAGAACGTGGTGCGGCTCGCCCCGGGGCGCGGCGGCCCCGCCGTGAAGCTGGTGGACTTCGGCGTGGCGAAGGGGCTGGTGCCGGGCGCTCCGGGCAGTTCGTCGCTCACGCACACCGGCGTGGTGCTGGGCACGCCGCTGTCCATGGCGCCGGAGCAGATCCGCGGCGAGGTGCCGGACGCGCGCACGGACCTGTACGCCGCGGGCGTGCTGCTCTTCCAACTGCTCACGGGCATGCCGCCCTTCCAGGGCACCACGCGCCACGAGGTGGAGCAGCAGCACCTGCACGCGCCGCCGCCACGCCCCGGAGAGCACGCGCCGGTGTCCGCCGCGCTGGACGCGGTGGTGCTGCGGTGTCTGCGCAAGGCGCGCGAAGAGCGCCACCCGGACGTGGACGCGCTCCTGGAAGACCTGCGGGGCGCGGTGCTGGGAGGCGCGGCACCGGTGGCCGTCCCTCGCGCGGTGGGGCTGTACGTGGAGGCCCGGCTGACGGGAGAACCGGACCCCGCGGCGATGGAGGACCTGGACGCGGGCCTGGAGCGCGCGAGCACGCTGGCGCGCGAGGCCGGCATGGAGGTGCGGGTGATGGGCGGTGCGTGCCTGCTCGCCGTGGCCAGCCTCCCGGACGACGTGCGACGCGAACGGGAGCTGCGGGCGCGGGTGCTGGACGTGGGGCTCGCGCTGACGGGGAAGGGCACCTCCACCGCGCGCCTGCACGTCACCGTGCACGTGGACCGGCTGACGTCGCGGGAAGAGGCTCACGGCTGGACGGAAGCCAGTGCCTCCGCCTGGGACGCGGCGGGTGGGGAAGGGGGCCTGCTCCACCTGCCCGGCTGGGTGCGGGATGACGGAGCAGCGGCCACGCCCATCGTCACCGGTCCGGCGCTGCGGGGACTGGAGGCGGACTTCGTCGTCAGTCCCGTGCCGGATGCCCCCGAGCGTTGGCGGCTCTCCTCCCGGCGCTGA
- a CDS encoding OPT family oligopeptide transporter, producing MPAPAPRAVPAGDTPTDASLTLLRIPGTTQAEVDTYWLTRVYQGGRLPQLTLRAVLLGAGLGVLTCATNLYAGLKTGVAFGVAVTAALLASATHGALRRLSPRVAGSPLSLLELGCAQTVASSAGYATGGALVSVQGAWLLTTGHHLPGMTLLAWTFLLSALGVLFAVPFKRQLVDREQLPFASGTAAAATARALHSGGEAAGPRLRMLGVGGLIAGVLTLARDGFGRLPYAYAFPGTLGGVSLERLGFALETGLMPVGGGALLGVRVTASMWLGALFVHGVVAPRLMAAGVVAPDGDFLAWALWPGAAALTTASLLQFALQARVWGRALRGLRGQRQAPHPIEALQVPGRWWVAGMLVLTPATVALARVGFDVPVPHALLAVALSFVLCLISCRVTGETDMSPVGALGQVTQLTYGVLLPGDVRANLATAGITVNAASSSADLLTDQKAGHLLGADPRRVFLAQLLGCVVGALVVVPLFYLLVPDPSVLGSERFPAPAATMTAGVAQVLASGLDAVSADLRLAMAWAAGAAAVLTLGEQALPERFRRWTPSAVGVGLACLLPASTCLGFFLGGLGWELARRWRPASEGPGVTLAAGLIAGEGLVGVGIVLARALW from the coding sequence ATGCCGGCCCCCGCCCCCCGAGCCGTCCCCGCCGGGGACACGCCCACCGACGCCTCGCTGACGCTGCTGCGCATCCCCGGCACGACGCAGGCGGAGGTGGACACATACTGGCTCACGCGCGTGTACCAGGGCGGCCGGCTGCCCCAGCTCACCCTGCGCGCGGTGCTCCTGGGCGCGGGGTTGGGCGTGCTCACCTGCGCCACCAACCTCTACGCGGGCCTGAAGACGGGCGTGGCGTTCGGTGTGGCCGTCACCGCCGCGCTGCTCGCGTCCGCGACGCATGGGGCGCTCCGGCGCTTGAGCCCCCGCGTCGCCGGGAGCCCGTTGTCCCTGCTGGAACTGGGATGCGCGCAGACGGTGGCGTCGTCGGCGGGATACGCGACGGGCGGCGCGCTCGTGTCGGTGCAGGGGGCGTGGTTGTTGACGACGGGGCACCACCTGCCCGGGATGACGCTGCTGGCGTGGACGTTCCTGTTGTCCGCGCTGGGCGTCCTGTTCGCGGTGCCGTTCAAGCGGCAGCTGGTGGACCGGGAGCAGCTTCCGTTCGCGTCCGGGACGGCCGCGGCGGCGACGGCTCGCGCGCTGCATTCGGGAGGGGAGGCGGCGGGGCCGCGGCTGCGCATGCTGGGCGTGGGTGGGCTGATCGCGGGCGTGTTGACGCTCGCGCGCGATGGCTTCGGGCGCTTGCCCTATGCGTATGCGTTTCCCGGGACGCTGGGTGGCGTGTCGCTGGAGCGGTTGGGGTTCGCGCTGGAGACGGGGTTGATGCCGGTGGGCGGCGGCGCGCTTCTGGGCGTGCGCGTCACCGCGTCCATGTGGCTGGGGGCGCTCTTCGTCCATGGCGTTGTCGCGCCCCGGTTGATGGCGGCGGGCGTGGTGGCTCCGGATGGGGACTTCCTCGCGTGGGCGCTGTGGCCGGGCGCGGCGGCGCTCACCACCGCGTCGCTGTTGCAGTTCGCGCTCCAGGCCCGCGTGTGGGGCCGGGCGCTGCGGGGGCTGCGCGGGCAGCGTCAGGCGCCGCATCCCATTGAAGCGCTCCAGGTGCCCGGGCGGTGGTGGGTGGCGGGGATGCTGGTGCTGACGCCCGCGACGGTGGCGCTGGCGCGGGTGGGCTTCGACGTGCCGGTGCCGCACGCGCTGCTCGCGGTGGCGCTGTCGTTCGTGCTGTGTCTCATCTCCTGCCGTGTCACGGGGGAGACGGACATGAGCCCCGTGGGCGCGCTGGGGCAGGTGACGCAGCTGACGTATGGCGTGCTGCTGCCCGGGGATGTGCGCGCGAACCTGGCGACGGCGGGCATCACGGTCAACGCGGCGTCCTCCTCCGCGGACCTGCTCACGGACCAGAAGGCGGGACACCTGCTGGGCGCGGATCCTCGCCGCGTGTTCCTGGCGCAGCTGTTGGGGTGCGTCGTGGGGGCGCTGGTGGTGGTGCCGCTGTTCTACCTGCTGGTGCCGGACCCCTCCGTGCTGGGTTCGGAGCGCTTCCCGGCGCCGGCCGCGACGATGACGGCGGGTGTGGCGCAGGTGCTGGCGTCAGGGCTGGATGCCGTCTCGGCGGACCTGCGGCTCGCCATGGCCTGGGCGGCGGGCGCGGCGGCCGTCCTTACGCTGGGGGAGCAGGCGCTGCCGGAGCGGTTCCGCCGCTGGACGCCCTCGGCGGTAGGGGTGGGGCTGGCGTGTCTGCTGCCTGCCTCCACCTGCCTGGGGTTCTTCCTGGGCGGGCTGGGGTGGGAGCTGGCCCGGAGGTGGAGGCCCGCGTCGGAAGGGCCGGGCGTGACGCTGGCGGCCGGGCTCATCGCGGGCGAGGGGCTGGTGGGGGTGGGCATCGTGCTGGCGCGGGCGCTCTGGTAG
- a CDS encoding ZIP family metal transporter yields the protein MFDSGFGSSTLALALVGSAVTVLSTSLGAVPALAMGGISQRTKDVLMGFSAGVMLAATAFSLVVPAIHLAEERTTSRFVPALVVGGSMLVGGLFLHLCNRFIPHEHFIKGQEGNAQAANLKRIWLFVLAIALHNFPEGLAVGTGVGSRSMTIAVPILVGIGLQDIPEGFVVALALMGVAYSRKQAVLVALYTGLVEGAAALVGFFATSFASGVLPWALAFAGGSMLYVVSDEMIPESHRQEYAKEATAGLMVGFVLMMFLDVTLS from the coding sequence ATGTTCGACAGCGGTTTCGGCTCGTCCACCCTCGCACTGGCGCTCGTTGGCAGCGCCGTCACCGTCCTCTCCACCAGCCTGGGCGCCGTGCCCGCCCTGGCCATGGGCGGCATCTCCCAGCGCACCAAGGACGTGCTGATGGGCTTCAGCGCGGGCGTGATGCTCGCGGCCACGGCCTTCTCGCTCGTCGTGCCCGCCATCCACCTGGCGGAGGAGCGCACCACGTCGCGCTTCGTCCCCGCACTGGTCGTGGGGGGCAGCATGCTGGTGGGCGGCCTGTTCCTGCACCTGTGCAACCGCTTCATCCCCCACGAGCACTTCATCAAGGGCCAGGAGGGCAACGCGCAGGCGGCGAACCTGAAGCGCATCTGGCTGTTCGTGCTGGCCATCGCGCTGCACAACTTCCCGGAGGGCCTGGCGGTGGGCACCGGCGTGGGCAGCCGCTCCATGACCATCGCCGTGCCCATCCTCGTGGGGATTGGCCTGCAGGACATCCCGGAGGGTTTCGTCGTGGCGCTGGCGCTGATGGGCGTGGCGTACAGCCGCAAGCAGGCGGTGCTGGTGGCGCTCTACACGGGGCTGGTGGAGGGCGCGGCCGCGCTGGTGGGCTTCTTCGCCACGTCGTTCGCTTCAGGCGTGCTGCCGTGGGCGCTCGCGTTCGCGGGCGGCTCCATGCTGTACGTCGTCAGCGACGAGATGATCCCCGAAAGCCACCGCCAGGAGTACGCGAAGGAGGCCACCGCCGGGCTGATGGTGGGCTTCGTGCTGATGATGTTCCTGGACGTGACGCTGAGCTGA
- a CDS encoding HEAT repeat domain-containing protein: protein MGSRTMKARVLWLSLLPGLALAQGAPVAVPTRTACTVEGMLDEVRVAMKTGSPAYRKYARLRLKEAAIAMPPEALGRAVSQERDPAVLEAVGAALATKASNAQKPELLQPLLSRASQDADPGLRAASVRALQGSPSVEFMAKNGDVVTYEQLVRDSAPEVRQAVVENLVTESAGIYFGHNPELAEAAVKVASATDDPALATRLLGEVSMEAASPEVVRKLTQQLSSENAGLRAAAAKALGGVPGSESAGARRSLTSLYRSDSDLAVRKSALEGLARLGQSGARPLLESLRGVDKRLDPEIDAWLSALQRNLQEWHLILREKQRLSP, encoded by the coding sequence TCTGGCTGTCGCTCCTGCCAGGACTGGCCCTGGCGCAGGGCGCGCCCGTTGCCGTCCCCACCCGGACGGCCTGCACGGTGGAGGGCATGCTGGACGAGGTGCGCGTGGCCATGAAGACGGGCTCGCCCGCGTACCGCAAATACGCACGCCTGCGTTTGAAGGAGGCCGCCATCGCCATGCCGCCGGAGGCCCTGGGCCGGGCCGTGAGCCAGGAGCGCGACCCCGCCGTGCTGGAGGCCGTGGGCGCGGCGCTGGCCACCAAGGCGAGCAACGCGCAGAAGCCGGAGCTGCTCCAGCCGCTGCTCTCCCGCGCGAGCCAGGACGCGGACCCCGGCCTGCGCGCCGCGTCGGTGCGCGCGCTCCAGGGCTCGCCGTCGGTGGAGTTCATGGCGAAGAACGGCGACGTCGTCACCTACGAGCAGCTCGTGCGCGACAGCGCGCCGGAGGTGCGCCAGGCGGTGGTGGAGAACCTGGTGACGGAGAGCGCGGGCATCTACTTCGGCCACAACCCGGAGCTGGCGGAAGCGGCGGTGAAGGTCGCCTCGGCCACGGACGACCCGGCGCTGGCCACGCGCCTGCTGGGCGAGGTCTCCATGGAGGCCGCAAGCCCGGAGGTGGTGCGCAAGCTCACCCAACAGCTGAGCTCGGAGAACGCGGGCCTGCGCGCGGCGGCGGCGAAGGCGCTGGGCGGCGTACCGGGCTCTGAGTCCGCGGGCGCTCGCCGTTCGCTCACCTCGCTGTACCGGAGCGACAGCGACCTCGCGGTGCGCAAGTCGGCATTGGAGGGACTGGCGCGGCTGGGCCAGTCCGGCGCCCGGCCGCTCCTGGAGTCCCTGCGCGGCGTGGACAAGCGCCTGGATCCAGAAATCGACGCGTGGCTGTCCGCGCTCCAGCGTAACCTCCAGGAGTGGCACCTCATCCTGCGGGAGAAGCAGCGCTTGTCGCCCTGA
- a CDS encoding serine/threonine-protein kinase, which translates to MRCPVCHRRLAPGAACPVNGVAAGSGLPLEPLAIPDVPGLSGAALLGVGGFAHVFTAARESDGREVALKVGLGPHHARFAHEAEALRRVGPPTVPEVLEEGRVGGRPFLVQELLRGQTLAAWMAALPGTGAASVARVRELLTGLCQAVARVHAVGVAHRDLKPENIFLREGGALSLLDFGLARWMDAGPAEAAGNRAGTTVYMSPEQCLDAREAGPAADIYALGVLLFELLTGTPPFHGTPDEVREGHVSQRPPRVSERAQVPGALDAVVARCLAKEPAERYASAEELLAAFEAACVEGPSLSGVVGARDARSAQALVTFAGARPVAVLGLRTAASVEGLAATLEPFGGVLARVAAGGYVLVFCESLSAEANVRAGALAARRLVESGEASAVLHVAVLYVHPGTTLPRIAGAALERPETWWGRALAQGEVRVTPEAVARLEPGWIEPVTQPDDIEASLGIRDPGAREEQSPESIGSTAGPWNAGDARPAVRESAIRESTSSQAVAESPRAASPGSGDTERENGAVFRLRLHDEDGARADGEPPPFVGRDALLDALVADAARSLSSSAPGLGVLTGEVGHGKSRLLKALALQLESTGHARVVRLRAPPPDASLSNALLDSLRAVAGRPSAEPRILAEALVAQACEAPLVLLLDDAHLADPLSLDVLERATLEGPRASLWICVAGRPSLLGLRPHLGERSAHVSRHTLPPLPPEASRAVLVHLLRPAEHIPEPVLARLELLAQGVPLSLVELARALRAAGALRSAPGGGWYVAPDALLDVSVTPLFERLAPRVLAGLPEAHRVLARLCAVLGTEVDVARVDSALRHLTAGPELSRAAALDAGAGLQRLTRAGLLRPTSPGRFAFRHPLLREALEALLPPAPRRALHAAALKASVGDDVAERRRRAHHAAVCGAHLEASRDYLSLAEEARSGHLPVEAEQHYTRALALLPESDDARRAQALAGRGKVRHRLQRFRESLADLSAARALARIRGDAALEVDLLLEEATARDWMEDSDGSAVCTREALDAIEPLDAPRLSLRCGLARGRLHVRQGEWAAAARVLTSTAEGSERARDHETLVVSLALLGSALTFLDRAPEAAERFDEALERCEAAGDGLHKAAVLCNRVLLWLRQGDVSRMEADLRRAMALGRELAHAQMERWSTFNLAEVLYMQGRLDEALPLAQRAHELGVRFFREHPVPVDALLIARIQAAAGDEAAAARQLAWISERCPPESLPPTAIMRRLVELQVHQQTAGAFQATDWAALHTEADALASPDEKAEILLQATAIARRTGAMEEALAWLERAGPVVAEAPLWSTRFHALRAALVPSAL; encoded by the coding sequence ATGCGCTGTCCGGTCTGCCACCGCCGCCTCGCGCCGGGCGCGGCGTGTCCCGTGAATGGCGTCGCCGCCGGGTCCGGTCTCCCCCTGGAGCCGCTGGCGATTCCCGACGTCCCCGGCCTGTCCGGTGCCGCCCTGTTGGGAGTGGGGGGCTTCGCCCACGTCTTCACCGCGGCGCGCGAGTCGGACGGCCGCGAGGTGGCGCTCAAGGTGGGACTGGGGCCGCACCATGCGCGCTTCGCCCACGAGGCGGAGGCGCTCCGGCGCGTCGGGCCGCCCACGGTTCCTGAAGTGCTGGAAGAGGGGCGGGTGGGAGGCCGGCCCTTCCTGGTGCAGGAGCTGTTGCGAGGGCAGACGCTCGCGGCGTGGATGGCGGCGCTGCCGGGGACGGGCGCGGCGTCCGTGGCGCGGGTGCGGGAGTTGCTGACGGGGCTGTGTCAGGCTGTGGCGCGCGTGCACGCGGTGGGAGTCGCGCACCGGGACCTCAAGCCGGAGAACATCTTCCTGCGCGAAGGTGGCGCGCTGAGTCTGCTGGACTTCGGGCTCGCGCGATGGATGGACGCGGGGCCGGCGGAGGCGGCGGGCAACCGCGCGGGCACGACGGTCTACATGTCGCCGGAGCAGTGCCTGGACGCGCGCGAGGCGGGTCCGGCGGCGGACATCTACGCGTTGGGCGTCCTGCTCTTCGAGTTGCTCACGGGGACGCCGCCGTTCCACGGCACTCCGGACGAGGTGCGCGAAGGCCACGTGAGCCAGCGTCCGCCGCGCGTGTCGGAGCGGGCGCAGGTTCCGGGGGCGCTGGACGCGGTGGTGGCGCGGTGTCTGGCCAAGGAGCCGGCGGAACGGTACGCGAGCGCGGAGGAGTTGCTGGCCGCGTTCGAGGCCGCGTGCGTGGAAGGGCCTTCGCTGTCCGGTGTCGTCGGGGCGAGGGATGCGCGGTCGGCGCAGGCGCTGGTGACGTTCGCGGGCGCGCGTCCGGTGGCGGTGCTGGGGCTGCGCACGGCCGCGTCGGTGGAAGGGCTGGCGGCCACGCTGGAGCCGTTCGGCGGAGTGCTGGCACGGGTCGCGGCGGGCGGCTACGTACTCGTCTTTTGCGAGTCGTTGTCGGCGGAGGCGAACGTGCGCGCGGGAGCGCTCGCGGCACGGCGGTTGGTGGAGTCCGGAGAGGCCTCCGCGGTCCTGCACGTCGCGGTGCTGTACGTGCATCCCGGCACCACGTTGCCGCGCATCGCGGGTGCCGCGCTGGAGCGGCCGGAGACGTGGTGGGGGAGGGCACTCGCGCAGGGCGAAGTGCGGGTGACACCGGAGGCGGTCGCGAGGCTGGAGCCCGGGTGGATCGAGCCCGTCACGCAGCCCGACGACATCGAAGCCTCGCTCGGGATTCGTGATCCTGGCGCGCGGGAGGAACAGTCGCCCGAGAGCATCGGATCCACGGCAGGGCCGTGGAACGCAGGCGACGCGCGCCCTGCGGTGCGGGAGTCCGCAATCCGCGAGTCCACTTCGTCGCAAGCGGTCGCGGAGAGTCCACGCGCGGCGTCACCAGGATCCGGGGACACCGAGCGCGAGAACGGCGCGGTCTTCCGTCTGCGCCTCCACGACGAGGACGGAGCTCGCGCTGACGGTGAGCCTCCTCCGTTCGTGGGCCGCGACGCGCTGCTGGACGCACTGGTCGCGGACGCGGCGCGGAGCCTGTCGTCCTCGGCACCGGGCCTGGGCGTGCTCACCGGCGAGGTGGGGCATGGCAAGTCACGGTTGCTCAAGGCGCTCGCGCTCCAGTTGGAGTCCACGGGCCACGCCCGGGTCGTCCGCCTGCGCGCTCCTCCTCCGGATGCGTCGCTGTCCAACGCCCTGCTGGATTCACTGCGCGCCGTCGCGGGCCGTCCGTCCGCGGAGCCCCGCATCCTGGCCGAGGCCCTCGTTGCCCAGGCATGTGAAGCCCCGCTCGTGCTGTTGCTGGACGATGCCCACCTCGCGGATCCCCTGAGCCTGGATGTGCTCGAGCGCGCCACGCTCGAAGGACCGCGGGCGTCCCTTTGGATCTGCGTCGCCGGACGTCCTTCGCTGCTGGGCCTGCGGCCCCACCTGGGAGAGCGCAGCGCCCACGTCTCACGCCACACGCTGCCGCCCCTGCCTCCGGAAGCCAGCCGTGCGGTGCTCGTCCACCTGCTGCGTCCGGCGGAGCACATCCCCGAACCCGTGCTCGCGCGCCTGGAACTCCTGGCGCAGGGCGTGCCCCTGTCCCTCGTCGAACTGGCTCGCGCGCTCCGAGCCGCCGGGGCCTTGCGTTCGGCGCCGGGGGGCGGATGGTACGTCGCGCCGGATGCGCTGTTGGATGTCTCCGTCACGCCGCTGTTCGAACGGCTGGCTCCACGCGTGCTCGCGGGCCTTCCGGAAGCCCACCGTGTTCTCGCGCGGCTGTGCGCGGTGCTCGGCACGGAGGTGGACGTCGCACGCGTCGACTCGGCTCTGCGCCACCTGACCGCGGGACCGGAGCTGTCGCGCGCCGCCGCGCTGGACGCGGGCGCAGGCCTACAGCGACTGACCCGCGCGGGCCTCCTGCGTCCCACCAGCCCGGGCCGCTTCGCCTTCCGCCACCCGCTGCTGCGCGAGGCCCTGGAGGCCCTGCTGCCTCCCGCGCCCCGCCGCGCACTGCACGCCGCCGCACTCAAGGCCAGCGTGGGCGACGATGTGGCCGAACGCCGCCGCCGTGCGCACCACGCGGCCGTCTGCGGCGCCCACCTGGAGGCCTCGCGCGACTACCTGTCGCTGGCGGAGGAGGCTCGCTCCGGTCACCTGCCCGTGGAAGCAGAGCAGCACTACACGCGCGCGCTCGCGCTCCTTCCGGAATCAGATGACGCGCGCCGGGCCCAGGCGCTCGCGGGACGAGGCAAGGTCCGTCACCGCCTCCAGCGCTTCCGGGAAAGCCTCGCGGACCTGTCCGCCGCGCGCGCTCTTGCCCGCATCCGGGGCGACGCCGCGCTCGAAGTGGATCTGCTGCTGGAGGAAGCCACCGCGCGCGACTGGATGGAGGACTCGGATGGCTCCGCCGTCTGCACGCGCGAAGCACTCGACGCCATCGAGCCCCTGGACGCGCCGCGCCTGTCCCTTCGCTGCGGCCTGGCCCGGGGCCGCCTTCATGTGCGTCAGGGCGAGTGGGCCGCCGCGGCCCGCGTGCTCACCTCCACCGCCGAAGGCTCCGAACGCGCCCGGGACCACGAGACGCTGGTCGTGTCGCTGGCCCTGCTGGGCTCCGCGCTCACCTTCCTGGACCGCGCGCCAGAAGCCGCCGAACGCTTCGACGAAGCCCTGGAGCGCTGCGAGGCCGCGGGCGACGGACTGCACAAGGCCGCCGTGCTGTGCAACCGCGTCCTCTTGTGGCTCCGCCAGGGCGACGTGTCCCGCATGGAAGCGGACCTGCGTCGCGCCATGGCGCTGGGCCGCGAATTGGCCCACGCGCAGATGGAGCGCTGGTCCACCTTCAACCTGGCGGAGGTCCTCTACATGCAGGGCCGCCTGGACGAAGCGCTCCCCCTCGCGCAGCGAGCGCATGAGTTGGGCGTGCGCTTCTTCCGCGAACACCCCGTGCCCGTGGACGCGCTGCTCATCGCCCGCATCCAGGCCGCCGCGGGAGACGAGGCAGCGGCGGCCCGCCAGCTCGCCTGGATTTCGGAGCGCTGTCCGCCGGAATCCCTGCCGCCCACCGCCATCATGCGGAGGCTGGTGGAGCTCCAGGTCCATCAACAGACCGCCGGCGCCTTCCAAGCGACGGACTGGGCCGCGCTCCACACCGAAGCGGACGCGCTGGCCTCACCGGATGAGAAGGCGGAGATCCTCCTTCAGGCCACCGCCATCGCGCGCCGCACGGGCGCCATGGAAGAAGCCCTCGCGTGGCTCGAACGCGCCGGCCCTGTCGTGGCGGAAGCCCCGCTGTGGTCTACGCGTTTCCACGCATTGCGTGCCGCGCTCGTACCCTCAGCGCTGTAA
- a CDS encoding sigma 54-interacting transcriptional regulator — protein sequence MSVSDRTRVDGTPGESKDKGAHLDEEGQEAALHVTLPYEQARRPGDLPTVRRFRLSVVEGPGAGMVWESTADTCSVGSHPLNDFAVEDSTVSRFHCEVRIGPKGPQVKDLDSLNGVIVDGVQVVEGILRSGSLLRLGRVVLRFDFSAESNRLPLSELTRFGTLVGTSVAMRGCFAMMERASARDVTVLLEGETGTGKSQAALAIHQASRRKDAAFLVVDCGAIPAHILESELFGHEKGSFTGAVSRRAGVFEEADGGTVFLDEIGELPPELQPKLLRVLENREIRRVGSNTYQPVDVRLIAATHRDLRAEVNAGRFRSDLFFRLAVLRIAMPSLRQRPEDLSMLVSGILASLGADPERTGALRTPEFLSRLRHAAWPGNVRELRNHLERCLVFEDALPLAEEDSRPEGSPLELDLSRPYAEQRRRVVDDFERRYLRALLEKHQGKVAQAAVTAGMDRVHFYRLLRRHGIKP from the coding sequence ATGTCTGTGTCGGATCGAACCCGCGTCGACGGGACCCCCGGGGAGTCGAAGGACAAGGGCGCCCACCTGGACGAGGAGGGGCAGGAGGCCGCGCTCCACGTGACGCTGCCGTACGAGCAGGCCCGCCGTCCGGGGGACCTGCCCACGGTGCGCCGCTTCCGCCTGTCCGTGGTGGAGGGCCCGGGCGCGGGCATGGTGTGGGAGTCCACGGCGGACACCTGTTCGGTGGGCTCGCATCCGCTCAACGACTTCGCGGTGGAGGACTCCACCGTGTCGCGCTTCCACTGCGAGGTGCGCATCGGGCCCAAGGGCCCGCAGGTGAAGGACCTGGACAGCCTCAACGGCGTCATCGTGGACGGCGTGCAGGTGGTCGAGGGCATCCTGCGCAGCGGCAGCCTGCTGCGCCTGGGCCGCGTGGTGCTGCGGTTCGACTTCAGCGCGGAGAGCAACCGGCTGCCCCTGTCGGAGTTGACGCGCTTCGGCACGCTGGTGGGCACGTCCGTGGCCATGCGCGGCTGCTTCGCGATGATGGAGCGGGCCTCCGCGCGCGACGTCACGGTGCTGCTGGAGGGAGAGACGGGCACGGGCAAGAGCCAGGCGGCGCTCGCCATCCACCAGGCCAGCCGGCGCAAGGACGCGGCGTTCCTGGTGGTGGACTGCGGCGCCATCCCCGCGCACATCCTGGAGAGCGAGCTGTTCGGCCACGAGAAGGGCTCCTTCACCGGCGCGGTGAGCCGGCGCGCGGGCGTCTTCGAGGAGGCCGACGGCGGCACCGTCTTCCTGGACGAGATTGGCGAGCTTCCCCCGGAGTTGCAGCCCAAGCTCTTGCGCGTGCTGGAGAACCGGGAGATCCGCCGGGTGGGCAGCAACACGTACCAGCCGGTGGACGTGCGGCTCATCGCTGCCACGCACCGCGACCTGCGCGCGGAGGTGAACGCGGGCCGCTTCCGCTCCGACCTGTTCTTCCGGCTCGCGGTGCTGCGCATCGCCATGCCGTCCCTGCGCCAGCGGCCGGAGGACCTGTCCATGCTGGTGTCGGGCATCCTGGCGTCGCTGGGCGCGGACCCGGAGCGCACGGGCGCGCTGCGCACGCCGGAGTTCCTGTCGCGGCTGAGGCACGCGGCGTGGCCGGGCAACGTGCGCGAACTGCGCAACCACCTGGAGCGCTGCCTGGTGTTCGAGGACGCGCTGCCGCTGGCGGAGGAGGACTCTCGCCCGGAGGGCAGCCCGCTGGAGCTGGACCTGTCGCGGCCGTACGCGGAGCAGCGCCGGCGCGTGGTGGACGACTTCGAGCGGAGATACCTGCGGGCGCTCCTGGAGAAACACCAGGGCAAGGTGGCCCAGGCCGCCGTCACCGCCGGCATGGACCGCGTGCACTTCTACCGGCTGCTGCGCAGGCACGGCATCAAGCCGTAG